CCTATGGCTCAATAACAGGATGTACTTATAAGGTGAgatcatgcgaacagctgagcacaattttttatttgttttgattttttggtaAATCTTAATTTCAAAGGCTTGATCactttgcatttagaattcgtctgaagtggacgcttcgggattcggtgcatagtcatcgttatactcagtacagttataactgtacattgtttttaattctgtaattttattacacgtgtttttatatacagttggtggggacaccaacttcggaagtacaacctggcatatagagtcgtactctgccatttcaattaaagtccaaaaaaaaaaaaaaaaaaggcttgataacagctgtgatttttttttaatctcgaggggatgttctatttgatccgattttcCACACATAAGCCACACAACAATGttctaatgatgaaaatactaaaataaatcacatttgaagaaaataagttgtaaaataaagtttatttctaaaaccacgttgatatttcaatttacggcatttccCACTCAAGGTTGGTTTTTGGGGCtagagttttgtttttgtgctaatgaccctacctcttaattgtaccatggctCAATAATCAGGTTGTCTTATTTCTAAAACAATCAAAAAACATCTGGTAGAAATCCACAGAATAGGCTATCTTGTCATCAATAAGAGTGTTTGGGTACTTTCCAGCAAACATTTTGAAGACTGAATGAACAACCATTACTCTCTTTCGTTATTTAAGTAAAGCGGTTGGTCCCACAAAACATCTGTTCGAAGCTGTAAATTGGTGATAGGAAAAAACTCCAGCAGAAATTTAAAGGCTCCCAAATataaaatattggaaaattttgtgtatgttattagttcgcgccatttttcattatatgtgtgttatatggttcttaactataatacacacacacaacgaaaACTcgatgacagatagtgcacttcgcgagaaaaaattgtactcagctgtttacgtactcagctgtttaaactacctggtaattatgtcatggacaATTAACATGTTTAATAGGGCCTTTCCATTTGCGAAAAACAACATGTGTTCCAAgttctttttatttaaattcttttACCTGACTCCTTTCAGAGGCTCTATCAACATGTTAACTTGAAATCGAGCGACTACTTCCAAAGCAATTCCCGTTCTTGGTTCCAATACCATGTAGAACTCATGATGCTTTTTATTGGGATTCAATCCTTCAACTTGATCGACGTATGACGGATCGGCCTGATAAAAATGTGGGAATGACATGAATACTGGTGTACCGAAACGACAGGATGAGACATTCATAACACCAGAGGGAGTACATTCACCACCACAAAAACAGGAATTCTCTGGATACAAGGTACCTGAAATATAAAGATTAAAAATGTGATAACAGCTTACATAATGATAAATCTATTACTAAGTATTTTCTGTCAAATTAGCTGCCACTCTTTTCGCTAActgtatgttaggttaggtcggAGGGATCGCAATTAGCAACCTCGGTTGATAGCCGCTTAACTTGCAGATCTTAAGCTTTTTGTGTTTGCCCTAGAAGAAGTTAGAAGTTAAAAAGAAGATGGGGAAACGGCAAGAGAGATACACCCCAGGTAAGCTGCAAGACAAAAACACCCAAACCATTTTACAAGACAAAAATGTAAGGAAAAAAGTGGGAAACCATGAAAATTGTAGCCGAAACGAAGAAAATCAAGCCTCCACAAAACTCCAGAGTGACAAAAAGTCATAGTGCATGGAGAAAACCCAGGATCTGTAATAGCCAATTTGCCTGCAATTGCCCGTCAGTAGCACAAATAGTGTTCGACCATCTTAAACTTTTTCTCGTGATCACATAACCTGCATAAGTCAGCTTCTCCCTTAAATTAACGTGACGCCAAGGACCTAACGctgcaatgaccagtcaggactCCTATCAGCAGTCCGAAGTCATTTATTCTCAGCGATGTGGggtttctcgaaatattcggccACAGAGCCTGCAAATCATAGGATAAGCTTAAGTCTCAATCTTTCAGATATCGAAGAAAGATCCCACCCTACCAAAAATCTCATACAGGAGAGGGTTCACTGCTTCCTTAGCAAGATCCGCACTTGTTAAAGATCCATTCCTGGCCAGCTTGACGGCGCATAGTTCCACGCCACCTCTTGGGGGCCTGAGACTAGGCAGAGCCTGACCGCAATCCCATGGTTTCAAGAATTTCTTGTAACTTTCAACCAGTCATAACCCAACGTAGCCCAATGCTATGGCCATATATCGTGACACATCGATCAGGCTGCCTGGGACGTTGTGCCCCGAGTCCAGAGATCCCTTTCCATGAAACTACGTCCAACCCCATTAACAAGGAAAATAATGCGGTAAATCATCCCTAGTGACGCATGCAGCATCTCCAGCCCACGGCAAAACAGAAGATAGCCCAAAGTTTATGGAGTATCATGTACCtggaaatgcaaattgcaaattttgcccatgaacattccactaaggaacagggacaaacttctcgcatacctcacaaatgttgacagcattaggaggggaaaaccaccgttgaaaatatttttcttatggtctcgccagaattcgaacccaggcattcggacatgctaacctctgcgctacggtagcctcctgtCATGTACCTGTCTCCCTCAATTTTAGGGAACCATCGTCTCGACACATCCAACATACAGGTGCAAAGGCCAAAGATCGAGAATAACATTTAGTGCCTCTCCCAGGGAGCTTTCCCTTGCCCCAGAGATCAGCACCACCGCGTCACCCTGAACCTTCTCGATCATAGCACTATTGTCCTGAGGCTGATGACACAATATGCATCCCTAGGTTAGAATCGGCCGAAGAACTTCCGGAAATATCCAGTGTACCGTCtctggcctaagaccccaactCCTACCTATCGAGCTGCGACTGGAGTGGAACGCATTCAGTTTTCCTTTAGCATTTCCTCGACGTTCTTTTCTCTCTGGTCTAGAATTACGCCAGGTACTTGGCCTCCGGAGGccgcgcagaggatagcatatccccctatgacgctgaacccctgggttcaaatcctggcgagaccatcataaaattttcagcggtggttatcccctcctaatgctgacgacattcgtgaggtactatgccatgtaaaaacttctccgcaaaagaggtgtcgcactgcggcacgccttctggactcggctataaaaggtcccttatcattgagcttaacttgaatcggactgcactcattgatatgtgagaattttccccctgtttcttaagggaatgttcatgggcattagTACTTGGCCGCCGGAGAGAGCTGCAACTCCACCACATCCGGGACTGGTCCTATAGAACTACCCTGCGATTGGAGTGGATCACATTCAGCCTTCCTTTCACCATTTCTTCGGCGTTCCTTTTTTCTCTGGTCTAAAATTACGCCAGGTACTTGACCTCCGGAGAGAGCTGCAGCTCCATAACATCCGGGACTGGAACTTGAAACTACCCTGTGAAAAGCATCAGCTCAGTCTTTCTTGGGTTTATGCCTAGCccctttattattattaatatacCACAGAGTCCCATTGATAACCAAAAAGCACATTGCGGAGTTCCTCTAGTCACAATCTTCCTAATCGAGACATGCGCAAGTGATGCGTTGATAATCTGACTCTTCAGCATTGTATCAACCCAATTCACCAAATGGGTTTCGCAAGGCCAACAGAAAGACATGTTAAttgtaaattttaaacaaacaaaagatcTGCACATCCAGGAGAGCATATCAATCTGAGCAGTCCCAAGGATAATTAGCATATCATACTCTACAGAGTAGATGTCTGGAATGTAAGAACAAAACAAACAGACATCACGCCGAAACCTAGacagatttttataaaacaggATGTAGCAGCATTATGCTCGATCGGAGTTCTGGATAACAGTTAATAACTACTAACattggatttaaggttttatttttatttataataaactTTAACTTATcttccatttaaaatcccaccACAAATAAGAAACGtaaccaaaatatttttttaaatgatcatcATCATCTAACTGATGACACTCACTTCAAGAGAAACCATTGGCCTATTTAAATCATCCTTCAAATTCTATTCTATCAATTTGAAATTATTCACAGCCCAATGTCTATTTATATTGACACATAGAAGTCAATAGACAATATATGATAATGATTTTGCCTTTTTACAGCAAAATTGATTTTGGGATGAAAATAAGGTAGGTCTATGACCAGCGTTATCAATGATGGTGGAATTAATCGTTACAGCTTCATAAATCATGATGATTTGGTATTACTTTTTCTTTGTCTGCATTGGAGCATATGGAAGATTCATTTACCTCAATATTGATTTAAAGGTTCATTTGTGGGGCAGGTGAATGAAATATTCTGATTTAGTGAAGCCAAGGAAAAATGAGCACAAAGTATCAGCGTTTAATAAGTTAAAGTTTGCTGCACTTgggaaaattttactttacTCGGGAGAACGTTTCAGTCTTAAcattttcgttaaaattttgaagaataCCTTTTTCGTCGCAGATTATTATCATACGCTTGGTCATAAGGCTCCTTATCAGGTGGCGCATCAACCCAGCTGatagaacttgatatgtcaactcatttttgaattcgccttacaaaaatataagcttcaaaatatatattttttaaatagatTTTTGTGTTTACTGCTGTTATGATTCTTTAACTTAGATTATATGATGGCACGCGTATAACAACCTTAATCGCTATAAATTTCAGGGAACTTAGGTCCCTTGTGTCGCCCCAAAAAAGATTGAAAATGCGCAGAAGAACCCAGGTATAATTTACGTCAAAACAATGTCAGACATTAGAATAAGAagccaacatgcatgacaaaACGGCGACCAGGCGGACTGAAGAGTTTTCTCTAATCTGCCATTTAAGGCTATAGTTGTCAAGAAAGGCGAAAGGACTAAGTGCCTAAATATAATTTAGACCTAAAAAATGTGTTCGTTTAGCCATAGTCCTGCACCTGCCCTCGCAATTTCTGGGCAATGCCACGATAGGTGCTCAATCGTTTACAGCTCATCCTCATCCCCACAAATCAAATGTATGTCCGTCATATGTCCAGCGCGACAtcaaagtcctgacattgcaatAAGTGCGGTAGCTTCATCCCATCTAGGAGAGATCCCATGAACACACCAAATTATCTCATATTGGTGAATAGCACAAACTTTATCTTTCGGAGGATACATCAGGCCCATTTGTCAATCTTGCCACACGGCCACATGCCATAATGACAACGTCATCCTCATAGCCAACATATTTTAACTGTCCTCttcaaatgacctgaaaatTCCACGAATATCCAAGAGCTTCAAAAAGTCAATATCTTCCTTTTTGAGCCCTTTGCCCTATGATAATAATTCTGCAGTTTTCTACATCAGCTTCACTTGTAAGCTATCTACCGCTATAATAACCTTGTGAAAACGACGCCTTCTTGACGGTTTTGTGCCTTTGGAGCTAATGGGAGTTTTGTACAATTgtaagtttgtttttttctagcttgacactcaaaaataaataaacttcttgctctgattggtcgaaaCAAATTTTGCGAATAGAATTTTATTCGCCTTgcttacaaattttgacatattaagttcccaaaaaagatgctttgttgtacCAATTCGCCGATacggccaccttattaaatacgccttggctCCTTATAACCATAACAAACAGTGTTGCCAGATTTATAGTTAACATAGCGGTTATTATCGATAATACCCGCACAATGATTTATCGACAACAActcttataaaaattaaaaaacttacCATTGTCTACCGATCTTGGACCGCCAGCATATTTGTAACCTTTAATCCCTTCGATTTCCATAGTCTCTGTATAATCCAAAGGTACCGTGCGACACATATCAGGTGTGAATAAACCCACAATGCTGTCGGGTGTCAAATTGGGTGGATAAAATTCTCCAGCCGAGCCATTTGTCATACCACAGTGAGAGTCAAAGAAGCCGCTATGTGATTTATAATTCCAGGTATGCATTTGACCTAAACGGGAAATATCATCAGCACCAGTGTAAACGTTAAAAACGCCCGTTAAATCGGCACTGCCGTTGCgctaaaaattaacataaagTGTATCATAACAATTGCCAACCATTTGGAAGAATAAAACCTATTCTTACCGTATAAAACCAACCAAATTTATCGAAAGGCACCTCCACCTTCTTACCAAATATGCTTGTCATGGTACGAGCTGTCGTTATCATATCATCACTATAGCCTGTAAATAACAACTCATCGACAGTTTTTGTTACCGTCATCTCCTGCTGATACATAGTAAgccccatattaaccaatcgtGTGTTCATGACATCCCAAtatttggttttagcaccagccGACTACAAAATGAAACATTTAATTATGTATATGCAAACAAAAGGCCCAGATCCTAAACTTACCAATGCCACCGCATTGAGTGTTATAATCTCATCATCTAAACTTCCATTGCTGCCAGCAGCATCAAAGTAGTAATAACTTTTTCTGCGATATGTTACCGAGGCATTCTTGTCGTGCCAATCAATATCAACTTTGTCCGGTTTCTCCACAAAACGATAAGGACCACACTGTTCCAGTATAGGTTTTGTAGAAGAATTTCCAAAATCTTCGGAATTTGTCCAATTGTATAAATATATGTCTAGATTTAATTCTACCGGTGGATTTTTCCATCTGTCATAAACTACTGAATTTGGTCGAAGGATCATTTGCTGAAAGTAGATGTTATTTGCAGTTAGTATTGAAATATAACGGAACAATCCATTACATGAGAGAAAAGTAACTTTCAAAATCTATGGActtttttggatttagttaatGGTTAAATATGGGTTTCtaacgggtaaatacccaataaataccttttttgggcaTTTATTTGGGtacttataattttgcagatatttgggtataaaaaaaatttccaaacaatttttgatgatttcttattcttctgatctcattaagtcggattttagttttatatagccgctatatagacagatctccagacctaaagtcttgaggcaataaattggtaatttttcatccgatttggatgaaatttggcacagtgagttctggtagacccctattaatttctgtgaagtgcggttcagatcggactatatttggataaatctgtcatatataccggtcATACCGAAACAGTGTGATTTGATAGACATCCACAcatgtttgttgaatatcgtccagatcggaccatatttggatatagctgctatatagaccgatctcccaaaataGAATGAACCCACGCGTTCGAATGAACCCAGACGTTCGaatgaacccaggcgttcgaataaactcaggcgttcagcctaataggcggacatgctaacctctgcgctacggtggcctattgtgacttctatacggatggtgccaaactagacgaccaggtgggctttggggtgtactctgaaaaactagacctggtcatatcgaaaaggttacctgacaactgtagtgtgtatcaagcggagatacttgcaattaaagatgtggtggaatggttaagatataatattataacgacgattggcataaatatcttcttagacagatAGGCatcaaatccctggagaacgtatttctgaattcaaaaaccgaaccgactgtcgcatatctctcaacgagatagctgaacagttcaaaatacacctcttctgggtgccggggcagagagatatcccagggaattgtagagcagacgagcttgcgagattaggaactaccttacacattccaaggGAATTGCAATTtgtgggcatgcctctagcgacatgtaagctaagttttcaggatcaggcccaaaGGCAAAGGTAtcacagatggtcacaaagggtgggttgtgaacattccaaaattatgagccctaatctagacttgaagcggtagacctcttcaagtttagattaggccacagtCTAGATTAGACAGCTGCTCAgtgattgtgtccgtcatgacaggtcactatctgatcggaaaacatgctgacaggcaTGTTGTTGGCAGTAACGActttatttgtaaatatatcATTTTCAATTGTTTGATTATTTCGAAGGAATAATAGATTAATCGAATAACGATTAATCGAGTGTACACCATACTACTTACCTTATTTAGTAAAGCATTGAATATCTGCTCCCAAAACATGCCACATAAAATACCGCAAATGCCGAGAATGAAGCCTAAAATACCTATGAAAAGAGCTCTGCGGCTTGCAGAACTCCAAATACGAAGATCTCTTGATTTCTGTGGCATTTTGATGAGGTAGATAAAGTCAGAGGAGTAGCctgaaaaatagtaaaaaaaaataaaattacttaaaaaatatataatttatagaaaaaaaaaaacagttatacCCCAGGTTTGCTTCACTACCCACTTTTAAAAAGAATGGCCTAGAGAATCatattggtctggaaggaaacatttgCTATACCCAAAAATTGAAGTGTACCAATCGGAATAACATGAGgctcaaacgaaaagtattcAGGAGCAGAGTACCAATTTCATatcaaaaattgggttcaagtaactagggggccgccccaaacccctTAAAACAGGTTTACTgggcgatcatgacaatatgggacttaaagaaaaggtattcgggtgtagattgCGGATATGGGCAGGAGAGAGGAACAGgatttatagttttttgatatcaaaagagtgcgaaccctcccccgataccccaaaaacaccgaccaatatcaaaagtggagcgataatgacaatatgggtatcaaatgaaaggtattgtagagtagaatacaatacggtattaaaaattgggtccaaatacgcaggaagtcgccctaaccccaaaactcctccaagcagactAATTAAACGtttatatcaaatgaaaggtattcgggagtagattacaaatctggaatacaaaatcagattgaagcaTTGGGGGTCACACAAACCCCCCGAATACGCCCCAAAGGGGCATATTAACCAATTATGACTAAATGGGTTctggtttctttgtttgttccgtaaactcaaaaacggcttaaccgactttcctaaatttttcacagattgtgtaggttggtctgtttGGGGATAAGAAATAAATCACTCCCTCAACTGAGCTTCATTTGggcgtcccacccccaaaacgccCTCTAAACGATTCAcctttaccgaccatggcaatatagggctcaaaaaaaagggatttgggagtgaatcacaaatttaatatcgatatttgagtcgaaatgtctaagaTGCCattctcccctaaaaagcatttctcattaccctaattttcaaaaaaaaacagatctgggagattggtaatgcgattcgttccaagttttttttgcactcttactgtcacctaaaacaaaacatggtttctattgttgggatcGGGGGCCACCCAAAACccgtcaaatggatatatagaccaatcacgacaacatagggctcaaacgaaaggttcttgagagaaaaaataataatttgatAATTAATTggagagccatgtgtttgggggtcgccccaccccaaaataccttcttatcggacgtatttaccaaccattgcaatatgggagtagagtacgaaattgatactcatatttGGGACGAAGACCCTGGgttccaccccaccctcaaacagaacttatttaccgatcatgtcaatatggggctcatataaaatgtatttgaaagtggagcacgaagcttatatttacttttagggccaagtatctgggtggccaccccacccccaaaatactccgtaaacaggaaatatttaccaaagttGTAATATGGAATTTAAAAGACCATTTtggagtagagtaaaattttctcacacattaatgagtgctttccgtttAAATGCAAGTTTAAAtgcaataataagggaccttttttttaatAGTCAATTCCGAACGGCATAGGCGGACttgggctacagtggca
The Stomoxys calcitrans chromosome 3, idStoCalc2.1, whole genome shotgun sequence genome window above contains:
- the LOC106087237 gene encoding protein peste: MPQKSRDLRIWSSASRRALFIGILGFILGICGILCGMFWEQIFNALLNKQMILRPNSVVYDRWKNPPVELNLDIYLYNWTNSEDFGNSSTKPILEQCGPYRFVEKPDKVDIDWHDKNASVTYRRKSYYYFDAAGSNGSLDDEIITLNAVALSAGAKTKYWDVMNTRLVNMGLTMYQQEMTVTKTVDELLFTGYSDDMITTARTMTSIFGKKVEVPFDKFGWFYTRNGSADLTGVFNVYTGADDISRLGQMHTWNYKSHSGFFDSHCGMTNGSAGEFYPPNLTPDSIVGLFTPDMCRTVPLDYTETMEIEGIKGYKYAGGPRSVDNGTLYPENSCFCGGECTPSGVMNVSSCRFGTPVFMSFPHFYQADPSYVDQVEGLNPNKKHHEFYMVLEPRTGIALEVVARFQVNMLIEPLKGVSLYEDVPRTFLPLIWFEQKVRITPEIATELKLIPRVLLGGQIFAGILFALGLLMMGWYPMQQLCSNSSRNKSSKIHGTENGKLGQASPCELKPLNHTPTKSPSIPKKRNSDSTPDQSPLLKKTAKDEATTEKSNPMSSISNGKSSQN